A window from Schistocerca gregaria isolate iqSchGreg1 chromosome 8, iqSchGreg1.2, whole genome shotgun sequence encodes these proteins:
- the LOC126285288 gene encoding fatty acyl-CoA reductase 2-like encodes MMGYYVLHEWTFINKNIVSMYEFMAPEDQETFYYNVKEVNQYEYCKKSLIGAKRYILNESVDDIPGDLRYMRRMYYLHVIVRTLFYGLLLWLLYSMSEPALEMVETAMEYLTSVFYGAPIIRALTDGVPVSSTVLPDDVVDVKNS; translated from the exons ATGATGGGATATTACGTGCTTCAtgaatggacatttatcaacaaaaatattgtgtctatgtATGAATTTATGGCTCCTGAGGATCAAGAAACCTTTTATTATAATGTTAAAGAAGTCAATCAGTATGAATATTGTAAAAAGTCACTTATTGGAGCGAAGCGGTACATTCTGAATGAGAGTGTGGATGATATACCCGGTGATTTGAGATACATGAGAAG GATGTACTATTTGCACGTTATAGTGCGGACACTTTTCTATGGCCTGTTACTCTGGCTACTGTATTCGATGTCAGAGCCAGCACTGGAGATGGTTGAAACTGCAATGGAATATTTGACTTCTGTGTTTTATGGAGCTCCTATTATTAGAGCACTCACTGACGGTGTTCCTGTTTCTTCTACTGTGTTGCCAGACGATGTGGTTGATGTGAAAAACAGCTGA